The following proteins are co-located in the Leptospira selangorensis genome:
- a CDS encoding cbb3-type cytochrome c oxidase subunit 3: MDLDTLQIYKSLRLPILVLSIFTIILYVYRSSRKERMEKPKFRMLEED; this comes from the coding sequence ATGGATCTAGACACATTACAAATCTATAAATCATTAAGGCTTCCGATCCTGGTGCTTTCCATATTTACGATTATCTTATACGTATATAGAAGTTCCAGAAAGGAAAGAATGGAAAAACCAAAATTCAGAATGTTGGAGGAGGATTAA
- a CDS encoding cbb3-type cytochrome c oxidase N-terminal domain-containing protein: MSDPNKEFDGIRQADNPLPEWWKWVFLGCVIFAGIYAVYFHVFSDWGTSEYYAAQIQEYEKEFPNRNVAVESTDGSNPFRGNQDAINAGQKTFQTYCVACHGPTGEGLVGPNLMDKEWLHGNTDKELYETVMKGIAVERAKLGRGPMPAHENSLGSEKVYQVLAWLASKNPELKSSK, from the coding sequence ATGAGCGACCCAAACAAGGAATTCGACGGGATCAGACAGGCAGACAATCCTCTTCCTGAATGGTGGAAATGGGTGTTCTTAGGATGTGTAATTTTCGCAGGAATTTACGCGGTATACTTCCACGTATTTTCAGATTGGGGAACAAGCGAATATTACGCTGCCCAGATCCAAGAATACGAGAAAGAATTTCCGAATCGTAACGTTGCAGTCGAGTCCACTGATGGCTCCAATCCATTCAGAGGAAACCAAGACGCAATCAATGCAGGACAGAAAACATTCCAAACCTATTGTGTAGCCTGCCACGGTCCAACAGGAGAAGGTTTAGTAGGCCCGAATCTAATGGATAAAGAATGGTTACATGGAAACACCGACAAGGAACTTTATGAAACCGTTATGAAGGGAATTGCTGTAGAAAGAGCTAAACTAGGTAGAGGACCAATGCCTGCACACGAGAACTCTTTAGGTTCCGAAAAAGTATACCAAGTACTGGCATGGTTGGCCTCGAAAAATCCGGAGCTTAAATCTTCCAAATAA
- a CDS encoding dienelactone hydrolase produces MVRYDFQTTLDFQVNRVQLKGELFIPSQAAFLAVLVLDEKDDKFADRFSKMRNFLNERGVATLFLKGLLTQEEREIHANRSDINLLSDRLLEITKQIKNIEGADSLKISYIGSSVIAGRMFRAAGSSDSPVESLILIGNGLQEYNGKFLNLSVLNILGELDFTGRIVNRSIFSKIESTVKKVYFVPGSPSHFEDNTKWFMVSEAIQRWYLFPEKRSLEFSEF; encoded by the coding sequence ATGGTCCGGTATGATTTTCAAACCACTCTCGACTTTCAAGTAAATCGGGTCCAACTAAAAGGAGAACTTTTTATTCCAAGCCAGGCCGCCTTTTTGGCGGTTTTGGTTTTGGATGAGAAGGACGACAAATTTGCGGATCGGTTTTCTAAGATGAGAAATTTTCTGAATGAAAGGGGAGTGGCCACTCTTTTTCTAAAAGGTTTATTGACCCAAGAGGAAAGGGAGATCCACGCAAATCGTTCTGATATAAATCTATTATCCGATCGTCTTTTAGAGATCACTAAACAGATCAAAAATATAGAAGGCGCGGACTCTTTAAAAATTTCTTATATAGGTTCTTCCGTAATTGCCGGTAGAATGTTCCGTGCAGCTGGAAGTTCGGATTCCCCGGTCGAAAGTTTAATCCTGATAGGAAATGGCCTCCAGGAATATAACGGCAAATTTTTAAACCTTTCCGTTTTGAATATTTTAGGAGAGCTTGATTTTACGGGAAGAATAGTGAATCGTTCTATTTTTTCTAAGATAGAGAGCACGGTTAAAAAAGTCTATTTTGTGCCTGGCTCTCCCAGTCATTTTGAAGATAATACCAAATGGTTTATGGTATCGGAAGCAATCCAAAGATGGTATTTATTCCCTGAAAAAAGATCCTTAGAATTCTCCGAATTTTAA
- a CDS encoding sulfite exporter TauE/SafE family protein produces MELVSAILFGSFLNGLTGSFHCLGMCGPLAGSLNLTISPSDKKTSSVLLQTLYNLGRLVSYTSIGLGFGFLGKVTNKSLSLLLPAQEFAAWFGAAFILLFGLSIIFQKDWTQNRFFSKIFSKLGSKLLRSRENKSPSFQLAIGFMFGMITGFLPCGILYPAFVMAFATGSPAFGALSMFFFFLGTFPLLFGFGFGLGFRMILTKFGKDKLKLAGFAIILLSISLMLFRMNHTHNHSEPGVKMEEGGHHHHHH; encoded by the coding sequence ATGGAATTGGTATCTGCGATATTATTCGGATCCTTTTTAAACGGTCTAACAGGTTCTTTTCACTGTTTGGGAATGTGCGGTCCTTTGGCAGGAAGTTTAAATCTTACAATCTCCCCTTCGGATAAAAAGACAAGTTCGGTTCTATTACAAACTTTATATAATCTAGGAAGATTGGTCTCTTATACTTCCATAGGTTTAGGCTTTGGATTTTTGGGGAAGGTTACAAACAAAAGCCTTTCCCTATTACTTCCTGCTCAAGAATTTGCAGCATGGTTCGGTGCAGCGTTTATTCTACTCTTTGGACTTTCCATTATCTTCCAAAAAGATTGGACCCAAAATAGATTTTTCTCCAAGATTTTTTCTAAGCTAGGATCTAAACTTTTAAGATCCAGAGAAAACAAGAGCCCAAGTTTTCAATTAGCGATCGGTTTTATGTTCGGGATGATCACAGGTTTTTTACCCTGCGGGATATTATATCCTGCATTCGTAATGGCATTTGCAACAGGATCTCCTGCATTCGGCGCTTTGAGTATGTTCTTTTTCTTTTTAGGGACCTTCCCTTTACTATTCGGATTCGGATTCGGTTTAGGATTTAGGATGATCTTAACAAAATTCGGAAAGGATAAACTCAAACTCGCAGGTTTTGCGATCATTCTTCTTTCGATTTCCTTGATGTTATTCAGAATGAATCATACTCATAACCATTCTGAACCCGGAGTGAAAATGGAAGAAGGTGGCCATCATCACCACCATCATTAA
- a CDS encoding Crp/Fnr family transcriptional regulator, with product MTSAVKIETETNRVLPREIFLKENLLHHHELNFTRRKISKGEILFSQGEQANGFYIVETGSIRSYRTSGSGEKQHTFKIYHPGNWVGIRDAAIGGNYLHHAVALVESTVLFVEEEELRRLLNSDSQFQNSVFRQVTIEAVESENKIYSLGTRQVHAKLSEFLLQLSESQDSEEDLPFTREIMASMIGVTTETLVRALADFKSRGWVEIDKRKIVIKNEEALLRLLD from the coding sequence ATGACCAGCGCAGTAAAAATCGAAACTGAAACAAACCGAGTTTTACCAAGGGAAATTTTTCTAAAAGAAAACCTTCTCCACCACCATGAACTTAATTTTACCCGTAGGAAAATTTCCAAAGGTGAGATACTATTCTCCCAAGGAGAGCAGGCCAACGGATTTTATATAGTCGAGACCGGTTCCATCCGATCTTATAGAACTTCAGGTTCCGGAGAAAAACAGCATACATTCAAAATTTATCATCCGGGTAACTGGGTAGGGATCAGAGATGCGGCTATAGGCGGAAATTATCTGCACCATGCAGTTGCACTTGTTGAATCCACAGTTCTGTTCGTAGAGGAAGAAGAACTTCGCAGGCTTCTAAACTCCGATTCACAATTTCAAAACTCAGTGTTTAGACAAGTTACCATCGAGGCAGTGGAATCGGAGAATAAGATCTATTCTTTAGGAACTCGTCAGGTTCACGCAAAACTTTCGGAATTTTTACTACAATTATCAGAATCCCAAGACTCGGAAGAAGATCTTCCATTCACTCGCGAGATCATGGCATCTATGATCGGTGTGACTACAGAAACCTTGGTTCGTGCCTTGGCTGATTTTAAAAGCAGAGGTTGGGTGGAAATAGACAAAAGAAAAATAGTGATTAAAAATGAAGAGGCTCTTCTTCGTTTGCTGGATTAA
- the ccoS gene encoding cbb3-type cytochrome oxidase assembly protein CcoS — MNALYLTIPIALMISFGAFYIFLLNLKSGQYEDIEGPKYRILFEEDKQDKSN; from the coding sequence ATGAACGCTTTGTATCTGACAATTCCGATCGCACTTATGATCTCCTTCGGAGCATTTTACATATTCCTACTTAATCTAAAGTCGGGACAATATGAAGATATCGAGGGCCCTAAATATAGAATATTATTCGAAGAAGATAAACAGGACAAATCTAATTAG
- a CDS encoding FixH family protein, whose amino-acid sequence MDVSLKRAFWVIKIAFLALFVATFYTVKLALSGHTPAIDSNYYEKGLKYEESILSQRKMIEAGYGFQADWIQKPSILQSGKQELQLEFKHGQEKIKGAQIQVQLDKTATEKFNETITLKEITPGKYKGTLSIPFPGEWRVSISAKIPEGTLEKTVSAKVIH is encoded by the coding sequence ATGGACGTTAGTTTAAAAAGAGCATTTTGGGTGATCAAGATCGCATTTCTGGCATTATTTGTAGCTACATTTTACACTGTAAAACTTGCATTATCAGGACATACACCGGCAATCGACTCGAATTATTACGAAAAAGGACTCAAATACGAAGAGTCCATTCTATCTCAAAGAAAAATGATAGAGGCCGGCTATGGATTCCAAGCGGATTGGATCCAAAAACCAAGTATACTCCAATCAGGAAAACAAGAACTACAGTTGGAATTCAAACATGGACAAGAAAAGATCAAAGGTGCTCAGATCCAAGTTCAGTTAGATAAAACAGCTACCGAAAAATTTAATGAAACGATTACTTTAAAGGAAATAACTCCGGGAAAATACAAAGGAACACTCTCCATTCCGTTTCCGGGAGAATGGAGAGTTTCAATTTCCGCCAAAATCCCGGAAGGAACCTTGGAAAAAACCGTATCGGCTAAGGTAATCCATTGA
- the ccoN gene encoding cytochrome-c oxidase, cbb3-type subunit I, producing MSSSEQKYNDTIVKGFLISGLVWGVASMLVGVWIAFQMVYPELNFGPYFTFGRLRPLHTNAAIFGFALSIIFATAYHTVQRLCRVRIWSDKLSNLHLFLYNLTIIAAAITLPLGLNQSKEYAELEWPLDLMVVIWFVIFLINYFATIFTREEKQLYAAIWFYIASWVTIPILFIVNNLSIPVSWIKSYSVYSGVYDANIQWWYGHNAVAFVLTTPFLGLMYYYLPKHIKQPIYSHRLSIIHFWSLIFLYIWAGPHHLLYSPLPDWLQTTGMVFSIMLWMPSWGGMLNGFLTLTQAKEKIKTDATLKMLLVGLTFYGMSTFEGPLLSIRAVSGLGHNTDWIIGHVHGGTLGWVGMMSFAVIYYLVPRLWNTNLFSERLANTHFWVATLGILLYIVSMWVSGISEGSMWRAIDETGALKFPNWVQITETLKPYRLFRGIGGGLYLIGLLIMIYNVVRTILNSGSGFKEIDLRIGSKEEKVV from the coding sequence ATGAGTTCTTCAGAACAAAAATATAACGATACGATCGTCAAAGGATTTTTGATATCGGGATTGGTTTGGGGTGTGGCTTCCATGCTTGTAGGAGTATGGATCGCTTTCCAAATGGTATATCCTGAATTGAATTTCGGACCCTACTTCACTTTCGGCAGGCTAAGACCCTTACATACGAATGCGGCAATTTTCGGTTTCGCATTAAGTATCATATTCGCAACAGCTTATCACACGGTACAAAGACTTTGTAGAGTAAGGATTTGGAGCGACAAGCTTTCTAACTTACACTTATTTCTATACAACCTTACAATAATAGCTGCAGCTATCACTCTACCTTTAGGTTTAAACCAATCCAAAGAATACGCCGAATTGGAATGGCCTTTGGACCTTATGGTCGTGATCTGGTTTGTGATATTCCTAATCAATTATTTCGCAACGATCTTTACTCGTGAAGAAAAACAATTATACGCTGCGATCTGGTTTTATATCGCGTCTTGGGTCACCATCCCGATCCTATTTATAGTAAATAACCTTTCCATTCCTGTAAGTTGGATCAAATCATATTCGGTCTATTCCGGTGTATATGATGCCAATATCCAATGGTGGTACGGACACAACGCAGTCGCTTTCGTTCTCACTACTCCTTTTTTGGGATTGATGTACTACTACCTTCCTAAACATATCAAACAACCTATCTACAGTCATAGGCTCTCCATCATTCACTTTTGGAGTTTAATCTTTCTGTATATTTGGGCAGGTCCTCACCACCTACTTTACTCTCCTCTTCCTGATTGGTTACAAACAACAGGTATGGTATTCAGTATAATGTTATGGATGCCTTCTTGGGGTGGAATGTTGAATGGATTTTTAACTCTCACACAGGCAAAGGAAAAAATCAAAACGGATGCTACGTTGAAGATGTTACTCGTTGGACTTACGTTCTACGGTATGTCCACATTCGAAGGTCCACTTCTTTCCATTAGAGCCGTTAGTGGTTTAGGTCATAACACCGACTGGATCATAGGACACGTTCACGGTGGAACCTTAGGTTGGGTTGGAATGATGTCGTTCGCAGTCATCTATTACCTAGTACCAAGATTATGGAATACGAACCTATTCTCTGAGAGACTTGCCAACACTCACTTCTGGGTAGCGACACTCGGGATCTTATTGTATATCGTATCCATGTGGGTATCAGGTATCAGCGAAGGTTCTATGTGGAGAGCGATAGACGAAACAGGTGCCTTAAAATTCCCGAACTGGGTGCAGATCACTGAAACTCTGAAACCTTATAGATTATTCCGAGGTATCGGAGGTGGTTTATACCTGATCGGACTACTCATCATGATCTATAATGTTGTCCGCACTATCCTGAACTCCGGCTCCGGATTCAAGGAAATCGATCTAAGGATCGGATCAAAAGAGGAGAAAGTTGTATGA
- a CDS encoding heavy metal translocating P-type ATPase — MKVLENKTLCFHCNTEIDGISIIRKEHGVEREYCCNGCSEISHLLLENGLDQFYQIRGTQSLEPIDREFQKNSPEELDNESVYSEYLEKKNGPDSNVYITVTNLHCSACVWLIETVLTKKEGIQEARINFGTGRLKIGFDLSKITLGKIIKTIESLGYKAKLYSPLKAESKVEKPFRELSIRMIVAGFCWGNIMLFSASLYAGYFEGMELNIKNLFHYISWIFATPVYFYSGYPFWKGAYESWKRKLLGMDTLLFAGVSLAYFYSIYVTVSGKGEVYFDSVCTIYFFILLGKYFEAMIRYKAGAKIGELLSLLPEEYEVSKKGVWSKHSASFIERGDLVRLSLGSKAPVDGILESETAFFDESVLTGESKPIRKSRGAEVKAGSVSLSTDVKFQAKGNTNESSLAQIGRILEDSLLTKPKIQRSTDKLAAVFIKIVLFVAIGTFIYWFQFHSTEDAILNTISVLIVACPCALGLSVPAALVISHLLQSKEGVLVKNPESVEILAKANRIFFDKTGTLTTGKLELNAEKYFVSDKNPSRFREIAIRLESRSSHPIAKSIIEAFANQTPEFLEEISTDIIADNSSNNPPDWTSYKEIPGEGMEAKFAGKTYRIGKKNFAWENKPENDGWVHLAENGIPLVAWEFRDKARPEAKSSIQELRSFFSNMEILSGDIPSKVETLSKELGIQNFKANLTPIQKKERIIEAQSSGEVVLMLGDGINDSACIAQADLGISMGMGSDLSLDKSDIILVKNRLDSLPKSVLIARKTRSVILQNICLSLVYNSIMIPLAAGGLMLPVICAGFMTLSSLTVVLNSISLKHRVFT; from the coding sequence TTGAAAGTATTAGAAAACAAAACATTATGTTTTCATTGTAATACTGAAATTGACGGGATATCTATAATCAGAAAGGAACATGGAGTTGAAAGAGAATATTGTTGTAACGGCTGCTCAGAGATCTCTCATTTATTACTCGAAAACGGATTAGACCAATTTTACCAAATCAGAGGAACACAGTCCTTAGAACCGATCGATAGAGAATTTCAAAAAAATTCTCCTGAAGAATTGGATAATGAATCCGTATATTCGGAATATTTAGAAAAGAAGAATGGTCCGGATTCAAACGTATATATAACTGTCACCAACCTACATTGTTCCGCCTGTGTATGGCTGATCGAGACAGTTCTCACAAAAAAGGAAGGTATCCAAGAAGCCAGGATCAATTTTGGGACAGGAAGACTAAAAATAGGCTTCGATCTTTCTAAGATCACACTCGGAAAAATAATCAAAACAATCGAAAGTTTAGGATATAAAGCCAAACTATATTCTCCATTAAAAGCGGAATCGAAAGTGGAGAAACCGTTTAGAGAACTGAGCATTCGAATGATAGTCGCAGGCTTCTGTTGGGGAAATATCATGTTATTCTCAGCTAGTCTATACGCCGGTTATTTTGAAGGAATGGAATTAAATATTAAAAATTTATTCCATTATATTTCTTGGATATTTGCCACTCCCGTTTATTTTTACTCAGGTTATCCCTTCTGGAAAGGAGCCTATGAATCCTGGAAAAGAAAACTACTGGGAATGGACACATTATTATTCGCAGGAGTCAGTCTCGCCTACTTCTATAGCATTTATGTAACCGTCTCAGGCAAAGGAGAAGTTTATTTCGACTCCGTTTGCACAATCTACTTTTTCATTTTACTCGGAAAATATTTCGAGGCAATGATCCGATACAAAGCAGGCGCCAAAATCGGAGAATTACTCTCCCTTCTACCCGAAGAATACGAAGTTTCCAAAAAGGGAGTTTGGTCCAAACATTCTGCTTCTTTTATTGAAAGAGGAGATTTAGTCAGATTGTCCTTGGGAAGTAAGGCACCTGTAGACGGGATCTTAGAATCCGAAACTGCATTTTTTGATGAATCCGTTTTGACAGGAGAAAGTAAACCGATCCGAAAATCAAGGGGAGCAGAAGTCAAAGCAGGCTCGGTTTCTCTTTCCACCGACGTGAAATTCCAGGCGAAAGGAAATACGAACGAAAGCTCTCTTGCACAAATAGGTAGAATATTAGAAGATTCTTTATTAACAAAACCGAAAATCCAAAGAAGTACCGACAAACTGGCTGCGGTATTTATTAAAATTGTACTATTTGTCGCGATAGGAACATTTATCTATTGGTTTCAATTCCATTCCACAGAAGATGCTATCTTAAATACGATCAGCGTATTGATCGTAGCCTGCCCTTGCGCGTTAGGTTTAAGTGTCCCTGCAGCTCTAGTGATCAGCCATCTACTCCAATCTAAAGAAGGAGTACTTGTCAAAAATCCGGAATCGGTAGAAATTTTAGCAAAAGCAAATCGAATTTTCTTTGATAAAACCGGAACCTTAACTACGGGCAAATTAGAATTAAACGCAGAGAAGTACTTCGTATCAGACAAAAATCCTTCTAGGTTCAGAGAAATCGCAATCAGATTAGAATCCAGATCTTCTCATCCGATCGCAAAATCGATTATAGAAGCGTTCGCAAACCAAACGCCCGAGTTCTTAGAGGAAATATCTACGGATATCATTGCCGATAATTCCTCTAACAATCCCCCTGATTGGACCTCCTACAAAGAAATTCCAGGAGAAGGAATGGAGGCAAAATTTGCAGGCAAAACTTACAGGATCGGTAAAAAGAACTTTGCCTGGGAAAATAAACCCGAAAACGACGGATGGGTTCACCTAGCTGAAAATGGTATTCCTTTAGTCGCCTGGGAATTTAGGGATAAAGCCAGACCGGAAGCAAAAAGTTCCATCCAAGAATTAAGATCATTTTTTTCTAATATGGAAATTTTGTCCGGAGATATTCCATCTAAGGTGGAAACACTTTCCAAAGAACTCGGGATCCAAAACTTCAAAGCAAATCTAACTCCTATCCAAAAAAAAGAAAGGATAATCGAGGCCCAATCTTCCGGAGAAGTGGTTCTAATGTTGGGAGATGGAATTAACGATTCTGCATGTATCGCCCAGGCAGATTTAGGCATTTCCATGGGAATGGGTTCCGATCTTTCTTTGGATAAATCGGATATCATCCTAGTCAAAAACAGATTGGATTCACTCCCAAAATCAGTATTAATCGCCAGAAAAACAAGAAGTGTCATTTTACAAAATATATGTCTTTCTTTAGTTTATAATTCCATAATGATCCCTCTGGCAGCAGGAGGATTGATGCTCCCGGTGATCTGTGCAGGCTTTATGACTTTGAGCTCATTGACAGTAGTATTAAATTCAATTTCTTTAAAACATAGGGTATTTACATGA
- the ccoO gene encoding cytochrome-c oxidase, cbb3-type subunit II, giving the protein MNWFDKLLDWFSGFTDQWEKHGVKFTLYTTIAILAGGLFELVPPFFLSKTAEPIQNVKPYNALELAGRDVYQKEGCNNCHTQMIRPFKWEVDRFDPQHSYGKDGYSKAGEYVYDHPFLWGSKRTGPDLAHESQIQPSAEWHKTHLINPRDTAKGSIMPAYPWLFEESSIIDASKIADHMRGLQKIGVPYTEEDISSASSLLAGKTAGDALIAYLLKLGRDTAELSKSLQ; this is encoded by the coding sequence ATGAATTGGTTCGACAAATTATTGGATTGGTTCTCCGGTTTTACCGATCAGTGGGAAAAACACGGAGTTAAATTCACCTTATATACCACGATCGCTATCTTAGCCGGAGGATTATTCGAACTGGTTCCTCCATTCTTCCTCTCAAAAACGGCTGAACCTATTCAGAATGTAAAGCCGTATAACGCATTGGAATTAGCAGGGAGAGACGTTTACCAGAAAGAAGGATGTAATAACTGTCATACTCAGATGATACGTCCTTTCAAATGGGAAGTGGATCGTTTCGACCCGCAACATTCTTACGGAAAAGACGGATATTCCAAAGCGGGAGAATATGTTTACGATCACCCTTTCTTATGGGGATCCAAAAGAACAGGACCGGATCTAGCGCATGAATCCCAGATCCAACCCTCTGCGGAATGGCATAAGACACATTTGATCAATCCAAGAGATACTGCGAAAGGGTCAATTATGCCTGCTTATCCTTGGTTATTCGAAGAATCTTCTATCATAGATGCTTCTAAGATCGCGGACCATATGAGAGGACTCCAAAAGATAGGAGTTCCTTATACCGAGGAAGATATCTCTTCTGCTTCTAGCCTATTGGCGGGTAAAACAGCCGGAGATGCATTAATCGCTTATCTTCTGAAATTGGGAAGAGATACCGCCGAATTGTCCAAAAGTTTACAGTGA
- the ccoG gene encoding cytochrome c oxidase accessory protein CcoG: protein MIISRPMQGKIRTARNYVQVFLVLLFFITPWIRWDGFQVIRLDIPDRKFFLFGHIFIPQEGYFLHLFLIAAGLCLFFFTTLIGRVWCGWACPQTIYSDIFDWIGRRIQDSKYGKQDANRALVVLTHLAWILVSFAASFAWISYFADPFKMIGYFQNPNSEFPTWSLFLGFFTFAMYADIAFIREQFCKYGCPYARFQTVMMDNHSVNITYDYTRGEPRRKGKTKIGDCTACNMCLVVCPTGIDIRDGANPWCIACGKCSDACTKQMAKENKKSLIGYWSENQISEKGSPIRWVRPRTIIYALFLILTIFSIGFLLSKRVPLYLSVLPDRNIQPMLVQDGIVRNFYEVQMQNLTSKDRTLKFEIENSDLQGERRILVGGTEEATVELKGNSEERYRLFIELKIAEQDAQKRSHDIKLKVIDIQDFEYSKSETVPFLLPVSISGWKLPNDERIVHGR, encoded by the coding sequence ATGATCATTTCAAGGCCAATGCAAGGAAAGATAAGGACTGCCAGAAATTACGTCCAGGTATTCTTAGTTCTTCTCTTTTTTATAACCCCTTGGATTCGCTGGGACGGATTTCAAGTTATCCGATTGGATATACCGGATAGAAAGTTTTTTCTATTCGGTCATATTTTTATTCCTCAAGAAGGATATTTTCTTCATCTATTCCTGATTGCAGCAGGACTTTGCCTCTTCTTCTTTACGACCCTAATCGGCAGAGTTTGGTGCGGATGGGCCTGCCCTCAAACCATCTACTCCGATATTTTCGATTGGATAGGAAGAAGGATCCAAGATTCCAAATATGGAAAACAAGACGCAAACCGAGCATTAGTAGTTTTAACTCATCTAGCTTGGATCTTGGTCAGCTTTGCTGCATCTTTCGCTTGGATCTCATACTTTGCCGATCCATTCAAAATGATCGGTTATTTCCAAAATCCTAATTCAGAATTCCCTACCTGGTCTTTATTTCTAGGATTTTTTACGTTCGCTATGTATGCGGACATTGCCTTTATACGAGAACAATTCTGCAAGTACGGATGTCCATATGCACGTTTCCAAACAGTGATGATGGACAATCATTCGGTCAATATCACTTACGATTACACAAGAGGAGAACCCAGAAGAAAGGGAAAAACCAAGATCGGGGACTGCACTGCTTGTAATATGTGCCTTGTAGTATGTCCTACAGGAATAGATATCAGAGATGGAGCCAATCCTTGGTGTATCGCATGTGGAAAATGTTCGGATGCATGCACAAAACAAATGGCTAAAGAAAATAAAAAATCACTAATAGGTTATTGGTCGGAAAACCAGATCTCAGAAAAAGGGTCCCCCATCCGCTGGGTCCGCCCAAGAACGATTATTTATGCACTTTTCCTAATACTTACGATTTTTTCCATCGGGTTCTTATTATCTAAAAGAGTGCCGCTCTATCTTTCCGTTCTTCCGGATAGGAATATACAACCTATGTTGGTCCAGGACGGGATTGTGCGGAATTTCTATGAAGTACAAATGCAAAACCTGACTTCTAAGGATAGGACCTTAAAATTTGAAATAGAAAACTCAGATCTTCAGGGAGAAAGAAGAATACTCGTCGGTGGAACGGAAGAAGCTACAGTAGAACTAAAAGGTAATTCTGAAGAAAGATACAGACTTTTTATAGAGCTTAAAATAGCGGAACAAGACGCCCAAAAAAGAAGTCATGATATCAAGCTAAAAGTAATAGATATTCAGGATTTTGAATATTCCAAATCCGAAACAGTTCCGTTCCTACTTCCGGTTTCTATATCCGGATGGAAATTACCAAATGATGAGAGGATAGTCCATGGACGTTAG